In Alkalidesulfovibrio alkalitolerans DSM 16529, one genomic interval encodes:
- a CDS encoding MotA/TolQ/ExbB proton channel family protein, which yields MPNDWTSLFTPVNNVFFILILVCLGGGLLHGGKSRGRLVSSLPSIAISIGILGTFYGISIGLMKFDESDISNSIPQLIGGMKTAFATSLLGMFASISLKAYYSRQDDKNIGGSENPIDCLRNIEKAIVSCFKSEEEYSLVSQVKLIRQELIDSRRETKAAFQDFADHFSKMASESLVKELQQVVDKFNAMLNDLVSESFKDLSESTTRLNQWQHDYKGVIEKNQSQLADTITHVDKLISLLEDSVARIKEFDVTLKSIDSSLSTISTSSTELDEHTKMISSNNMLLESSMRSIRDIGVEASKVVPEISSKMNLLIDEIKILQNNTTSFVDRTTKNLEDSIRLIIATLSDNQETLHKATNDFVSSTTNELKNNFETLSIHTKDNIQAIEKSLEEELTKSLNSLAGALTALSNQFVSDYTPLTERLREVIKLAENSNANRN from the coding sequence GTGCCCAATGACTGGACTTCACTGTTTACTCCTGTGAACAACGTTTTTTTTATCTTAATTTTAGTCTGTCTTGGGGGCGGACTCTTACATGGAGGAAAGTCTAGGGGACGTCTCGTGTCATCGCTCCCCAGCATTGCCATATCAATTGGCATCCTTGGAACATTTTATGGAATATCGATAGGACTTATGAAGTTCGATGAGAGCGACATATCAAATAGCATTCCCCAACTTATTGGAGGTATGAAGACCGCATTTGCAACATCGCTACTCGGCATGTTTGCCTCGATATCCCTAAAGGCATATTACTCAAGGCAGGATGATAAAAACATTGGTGGCTCTGAAAACCCAATTGACTGCCTTAGGAACATTGAAAAAGCAATTGTTTCGTGCTTTAAATCTGAAGAAGAATACTCTCTTGTCTCTCAAGTAAAACTAATTCGGCAAGAGCTTATAGACAGTCGCCGGGAGACGAAAGCTGCCTTCCAGGACTTTGCAGATCATTTTTCTAAAATGGCATCTGAATCTCTTGTTAAAGAGCTACAGCAGGTCGTTGATAAATTCAACGCCATGCTTAACGATTTGGTGAGCGAATCATTCAAAGATCTTTCAGAATCAACAACTCGCCTAAATCAATGGCAGCATGACTACAAAGGTGTAATCGAGAAAAACCAGTCACAGCTAGCTGACACAATCACGCATGTCGACAAATTGATATCGTTGCTTGAAGATTCGGTTGCAAGAATCAAGGAGTTCGATGTTACCCTTAAAAGCATTGACTCAAGCCTTTCTACAATCTCTACTTCGAGCACAGAACTTGACGAGCACACAAAGATGATTTCCAGCAATAACATGCTTCTTGAGTCTTCTATGCGTTCTATTCGTGATATTGGTGTTGAAGCATCAAAAGTTGTACCCGAGATTTCATCCAAGATGAACCTGCTTATCGATGAGATAAAAATTCTTCAAAACAACACAACCAGCTTTGTTGACAGAACAACAAAAAACCTTGAGGATAGTATCAGATTGATAATTGCTACCTTGTCAGACAACCAAGAAACCTTGCACAAGGCGACCAATGACTTTGTCTCATCAACAACAAATGAGTTGAAGAATAATTTTGAAACTCTGTCGATCCATACGAAAGACAATATACAGGCCATCGAAAAATCTCTTGAAGAAGAGTTGACCAAATCTTTGAATTCGCTTGCCGGAGCGCTGACCGCGTTATCAAACCAGTTTGTTTCCGACTACACACCTCTCACGGAACGCCTCCGTGAAGTGATCAAGCTCGCGGAGAACAGCAATGCTAACCGGAACTAG
- a CDS encoding OmpA family protein, translating into MLTGTSDKTEEYWPSISDLMSGLMLVFLLIAIAYMHNVEEGQKRIKKVAVAYQETQVSLYNKLMEEFDKDLPKWKARIDKETLSVQFMEPEVLFHTGSFEVTDSFKAILDDFFPRYLRIIFAKEYEESIDEIRIEGHTSSEWGNGETPQHIAYFNNMNLSQDRTRSVLQYCFSIIDDAGLEAKMRKHITANGLSSSRLVLDSEGREQKQLSRRVEFRTRTNAEQKIVEILEQFEK; encoded by the coding sequence ATGCTAACCGGAACTAGCGACAAGACAGAGGAGTATTGGCCCTCTATCTCTGACCTAATGTCAGGTTTGATGCTTGTATTTTTATTGATAGCTATTGCATACATGCACAACGTCGAAGAAGGGCAAAAGCGCATAAAAAAAGTTGCTGTGGCGTATCAGGAGACGCAAGTTAGCTTATATAACAAACTTATGGAAGAATTTGACAAAGACCTTCCAAAATGGAAGGCTCGGATCGATAAAGAAACACTGTCTGTCCAATTTATGGAGCCGGAAGTCCTGTTTCACACAGGCAGCTTTGAAGTTACAGACTCCTTCAAAGCAATCCTTGACGACTTTTTTCCTCGCTACCTCCGTATAATATTTGCCAAAGAATATGAAGAAAGTATTGATGAAATCAGGATAGAGGGACACACATCATCAGAATGGGGAAACGGCGAAACGCCACAGCATATTGCATATTTTAATAATATGAACCTATCTCAAGACAGAACTCGGTCTGTTCTTCAGTATTGCTTCAGCATAATTGATGACGCTGGATTAGAAGCAAAGATGCGCAAGCATATTACAGCAAACGGTTTGTCTTCAAGTCGCTTGGTCCTAGACAGTGAAGGGCGCGAGCAGAAACAACTCTCGCGTCGAGTAGAATTCCGTACGCGTACAAACGCAGAACAGAAAATTGTAGAGATACTAGAGCAGTTTGAAAAATGA
- a CDS encoding HNH nuclease, which yields MNLPDYLRCVEIKELLLKMGIHSIPDLKPVVFEREVSSTKTVEIQNPQLAFAEKLKLEAVALDQVDVAIGKDGIIEVNGIKACAYIKKQKQGVNRYNKTSTYRYHLCKCQTIEGMIASGRKDRYVSTTRSDGTFPVIDQSVYPACEIEVTLELCKNCKILLESKGMMPKPYSLKVFFDRFQPEIPSKIRKTEQVIVKEPYAPNHREIADRYKEQANFICQICGVDGSSKRFCIHLHHKDGDGNNNNNSNLSVLCTDCHSKQPHHPHMLKNPTFVMQIQEIKILRREQGIPQLG from the coding sequence ATGAATCTTCCTGACTACCTTAGGTGCGTAGAAATAAAAGAACTCCTTTTGAAAATGGGAATACATAGTATTCCAGATCTTAAGCCTGTAGTTTTTGAACGAGAAGTATCTTCGACTAAAACTGTGGAAATACAAAATCCTCAACTTGCTTTTGCAGAAAAACTCAAACTTGAAGCTGTCGCGCTTGATCAAGTTGATGTCGCCATCGGAAAAGATGGAATAATTGAAGTCAACGGCATAAAAGCGTGTGCTTACATTAAGAAACAAAAACAAGGCGTGAACCGCTACAATAAAACGTCTACATACCGCTATCACCTGTGCAAATGTCAAACAATCGAAGGCATGATTGCTAGCGGGAGAAAAGATAGATATGTTTCTACGACGCGAAGCGATGGAACGTTTCCCGTCATCGATCAATCTGTTTACCCCGCCTGTGAGATCGAAGTCACACTTGAGTTATGCAAGAATTGCAAAATTTTACTAGAAAGCAAAGGGATGATGCCAAAGCCTTATTCTTTAAAAGTTTTTTTTGATAGATTTCAGCCTGAGATTCCTTCAAAAATAAGAAAAACAGAGCAAGTTATTGTCAAAGAGCCTTATGCCCCAAACCACCGAGAAATTGCAGATCGATACAAAGAGCAAGCGAATTTCATATGCCAAATTTGTGGGGTTGACGGAAGCTCAAAGCGCTTTTGCATTCACCTTCACCACAAAGACGGAGATGGAAACAATAACAACAACTCCAACCTTAGCGTTCTCTGCACAGACTGCCACTCCAAGCAGCCCCATCACCCTCATATGCTAAAGAACCCTACGTTTGTAATGCAAATACAAGAGATTAAAATATTGAGAAGAGAACAAGGTATTCCGCAACTTGGCTAG